In Lolium perenne isolate Kyuss_39 chromosome 5, Kyuss_2.0, whole genome shotgun sequence, the sequence GCTCAGTTGATTCCCCATGGTTTCAGTCTTCATCCTAGGACTCACTCAATCAGCAGAAAGAgaacttcaaaaaaaaaaaaaaaaaaaaaaaatccaccgCCTGATCACCGGCCTAAGTTTGAGGAAGAAGATTACAAGTTTATGGCGTGGGGAGAAGACAAAAGGTTCAGCACCCGTGCGGCGTACATGATGCTCTCTCCAAATGGGGTTGGCTCTCAAAAGTCAATGTCGCTTATTTATGAATAAGATCATCGGCTGGTTGTATTAATCCATTTTCAGACTGCAGTCAAATAAGAGTATAACATTGTAAAAGAAGCAATCCAGCACAAGATGATTCAGGGGTCCACTAACATCCAGCGTTGGAGTTGCTGTGAGGTTTCGCACTACTCAGACATAGTTCCACTGTTCCACCTTACCCTTCCTAGGACTGTTGTCAACTTTCCCTTCCCACTACTAACAGGTATAATGCAAGTCAACTGTTTTTCTTCATTGGCCAGTGCTCTTCTCTGAAAAAACACCACGTTTTTCTTCATTGGCAGCCCTTCGTGCAAATTCAATCTGAAATAGAAAAATGTATCGGACAAATGTATGTCATGGGCAGAACGATCTTCTTTGATGCATGGTAGGAGCGCTACTCTTGACAGATGACAGAACCAAAGAAGCCCTTTTTCTTTCTGAATAGCACAGGAATGATAATATGCAGTCAGTGTAACGTGCAAAAATGTATCTGCAGTCAGTATAAGTCACAAAGAGGTTCCTCGCCTCGTTGTAATATGAGTTTATGACCAACCAGTCAGACCAATGCAAATTCAGAAATCATACAGAAAAGAGTAAACGAACATTGAAGAAGCAAATCCAGCACAAGCTGATACAGGGATCCACTACCATCCGACGTCTGAGTTACCTGGACACTACTATGATATACATAGCTCCCACCTTACGCTTCCTAGGACTGCCATCAACTTGCCCTTTCCACTACTCACAGAGATAATGAGTCAAAGATCCAGATTCTGTGCAAAACGATCTGTACTCCATGGTAGGTGCTGCTCCGCACTAGCGCCTACTTATGAGTTATGAACCAAAGGGGCCCTCTTTCTGAATAGCATAAACAGAACAGAGATGATTAAGTATGAAATGAAAGAGATACAACCTGAAACGGACAAGCAGGAAACAAAGCTTTGCTCCCTGTCAAATGGGCTCACTGAACTTTTTTTTCTCGAGGAAACGAAAAAAGTCCTTGCGTTGCGTTGTGTTTCATTTCATTTCattgaagagagagagagagagagagagagagagagagagagagcccaCAGCTTCTTCCTTGATTGGCTCTCTGACTCTCAAAAGTCACTGTTGCTTATCTACGAATAAGATCATCAGCTGGTTGTATTAATCCATTATCAGAATGCAGGCAAGTAAGAGTAAAACATTGTAAAAGAAGCAATCCAGCAAAAGCTGATTCAGGAATCCACTACAATTCAGAGCTAAGAGTTGCTGTGTGGTTTTTGGCACATAGTTCCAGTGTTCCATTTCCACCTTACCCTTCCTAGGACTGTTGTCAACTTTTTCTTCCCATTACCAACAGGTATAATGTGAGCCAATTGCAGAATATCCATCTATCATAGGACTTCCTTTCGACTTGACCCTTTCAGAGTTTTGACTACTCACGAGGCAACATATCAATCATCCTTGTTCAAACCTGATATAACAAGATATGGCCACCTTCTCCAAAATTAAACAATGTTGAGGACAAAATCAAAGAACAAGTTACTGTAGACATGAAATAATCTAGTTCCAGTTTCATGATCAACCTGAATGATAGATTATGGTCTGAAATTTCAACCACAAGGAATCGGCTGAATATTTTCTGCATCTGAAGAAACAGTACCTGGCTGTTGTAAACGAACATTGTCAGGATTGAGCACCCCATACGAATGAAGGAGGATTTTGGTAGCCTATAAGTGACTATGTTGCATTCATAGCAAGAAATTTCAACTTTTATGCACAAACCACCTTAACACAGTAACTCCATCCTCCAAATCAAAGAGTACTAgagttttcctttttttttgggtGGGAAGCCGAGTGCCAGAGGATGGCAGAAGGCCATCTCGAAATGTAAATTATACAATATTTAGTCAGTAGAAGACCAGAAGTTGAATTACAAAATTTTAGATGAGCATATTCTCTTTTATAATCGCATTATAATGCCTTAAGAAAAAATCATTAAAGAATAAAAAAGGTAATGCAACAAAGAATGAAGTACCGCGAGCATATCTGCAAATAATAAGTATACGGTTTCCTACAAATACTAAAGTACACATCGAAACATATTCTATAGCAAATTTTGCAGACTTTAAAAACTATTTATCTATAACCTATCTTCATGTTGCAATTGTACTTATGCAGATATCTTGAACAGCCAGATCATACTTTCACCACTACATACCTACCTGTGCTATTTTTGGCTGCAGTAAGCATTCATCCCACAATCCATGAGTTTCTGGTAAAAAATATCTTAATCCACCAAAACAATGTCTTGTACAGCCACGCTTAAATAATCGGACTTTTCTTGTGCAGGTTCAAAGCGCCATGGAAACATCGTCCTGGATGGAGAAACGGCTGCCTTGCGGCGCTATTGTGTTAGAATTCCCTGCTCTTTTCTCTCATCGCATGCGTTGGAATGCTTCGTAGTTCAGTTGATTCCCCATGGTTTCAGCCTTCATCCTAGGACTCACTCAATCAGCAGAAAGAgaacttcaaaaaaaaaaaatttccaccGCCTGATCACCGGCCTAAGTTTCGCACTACTCAGACATAGTTCCACTGTTCCACCTTACCCTTCCTAGGACTGTTGTCAACTTTCCCTTCCCACTACTAACAGGTATAATGCAAGTCAACTGTAGAATATCCATCTATCATCAGGACTTCCTTTCGACCTGCCTCTTCTGAGTTTTGAATACTCACCGGCGACTAGTACAACATAAAGCAACACGGGAATCATCATCCTTGTTCTGACCTGCTCTAACAAGATATGGCCACCTTCTTCAAAAAGATCGCCAGCATAGCATAGCTGAGGACAAAAATTGAAAGAACAAGTTACTGCAGATGAATAATCTAATTCTCCGTACCATGGGTCAACATGAATGGTAGATGGTGGTGGCTTAAAAAAGAAGAAACACTTTAACCAGAAGAAATGGGCTGAATATTTTCTGCATCTGAAGTAACAGTGCCCAGTTGTTGTAACTGAACATTGCATGGTCTGAAAGTTCTGAAGCTTCCAATACGAGCAACGTTACAAAGGTTTGCTGATGCCCTTAACAGCCTCATAATTTATTTTATTCGTGTACACTACAACTTGTGCCAAGGGAGCGGTATGTATCCCCAACTTGCATAAAAACCTATGCACACTCAAAAAAAAAGGATAAATTACAGTGATAATTCCACTTTCACCAAAGAGAGGGGTAAAATGAGTACTCGTTATGACTGCATCATCCTTAAATCTTGTAAACATCCAAATTGGCCATTTGTGATTAAATTCCATCCCCACCACATTTGGGATTGAGACGGCCATATGAATGAAGGAGGACTTGGTAGCTTATAAGTGACTATGGAGAGTTCATAGcaagaaatttcaaattttgtgcacCAACCACCTTAACACATTAACGCTATTCTCAAACTCAAAGAGGCCAGAGTTGTTATTTTGTGGGGAAAACGTGTCATTTCGTAATTCAAACTGTACAATATCTCATCACCAAAAGCCGAATTACAAAAATTCAAATGAGCATATTACTTTAGATGATCACATTAAAAAAATCATTAAAAGATAAAACAAATGCAGTGTGACAAAGAATGAAGCATCCCAAACATATTTAGAGCAATAAGTACACAGTTTCCTCTAAATACTAAAGGACATGTAGAAATACATACTACAGCCCATTTTGCAGACACCTTCAGAATTAATGTTACAACCATATAAATATCTTAAATAGCCAGACAATATTTTCTGTTTCTGAGCAGTACCCAAAAAAAAAAAGGGTAACTACAGTCCTACCTGTGCTAATATTTTTGCCGCAGTGAACATTCATTCAACCGACCATGAGTTTATGGTAAAAAATAATCTTCATCCACCAAAATAACAATGTCCTGTACAGTTACACGTTCACCAGTCTTCAAATATTAAGCccattccttttttttctttacaAGCACCAATGTCCAAAAACAGTTAGACATAATTTGCTTACCTATTTTGCATACTTGATTTTAGAATTACAAACGTGCAGTGAAAATGTTGTTACAACAATTACAAACGGAGGTAGTGATTTCTCTATTATTGCGATGTTCTAAGATTGCTTTTAGCACCTCAAGTGAAAATCATATGCAATCATGAGAACGATTATTTGGATCTCAGTGTAACTACATCAAGCTGTATTCATCAGAATGAGAAAAGTGCAGCTCATTTTGACGTGATTAGCTATAAACGGCAATGCCAGTGCAAGCCACAGTCATCACAAGTTCATGGAAGCAGCAAGGATTGCTACTTTGATAGattgcaaatctttaaccaagACAATTGTTCAAATCATCAAGCCAtaaaagcacaaataataattccaATCACATTTCATCGATAAGTCAACAGCTACTAGTAGTAAACATCACCAGGAAGAGATCCGAGAAAGCGGAACCTAGATCAGAAGTAGAGCCCCATCTGGACGTTCTTCTCCTCGAATCCGATCTTGGCGTAGAACCCCTTGAGCTCGGGGGTGCAGTTCAGTATGGCCTTGTAGCACCCCCTCCCCCTGGCGTGCTCCACGAGGCGGCGCACGACTCGCTCGCCGAGGCCCCGGCCGCGCGCGGCGGCGTCCACCACCACGTCCTCGACGTGCCCCACGGTGCCGCAGCGCCGGATGAACTTGCGCTCCACGAGCACCGCCCCCGCCGCCGCGAGGCGGCCCGTGGCGGCGTGCTCCGCGACGAGGACGAGGTGGTCGGCGCCGAGGCGCGCGAGCTCCGCGAAGCGGGCGCGGTAGGCGTCCTCGGTGAGCGGCGCGGACGGGGAGAGCTGCGCGAGGAGGTCGCAGAAGCCCTTGGAGATGTCCCCGAGCTCGAGCGGCCGGATGCGGTACCCGTCGGcgtcgtcgccggcgccggcctcCGGCGCCACCGTGGCTGCTTCCGGTTTCTCCATCGGCGTGTCGTCGACGCGTGCGGCCGGGGAGAGAGAGGAGCGTAAAATAGGCCCAGTTGCTGCTAGTGTGGGCTTGACCATGTTAAGCCCATCAGCTAATGAATATGCGCCAGGTCAAATAACGAGAACCGCCAATCCGGCGGTGGATGGATGAAGCAGCCGCTGGAACGACCGCCAAGCGTGCACGACAGCTGGAACCGCGCGGATGAGAAAAGCTGGAGCGGCTGCTGAAGGCTTGAATTTGTTTAGATTGCTGAATATTTATTCGTGCCAATTGATAattatatatgcaatgaaaaaatATCCAAAATACATCTAAAATGTTGCCAATCATTTACTAAATAATGTCTAAGTTTTGTGTTGACAACATCGTACACtgttcggtca encodes:
- the LOC127302093 gene encoding glucosamine 6-phosphate N-acetyltransferase 1-like; this encodes MEKPEAATVAPEAGAGDDADGYRIRPLELGDISKGFCDLLAQLSPSAPLTEDAYRARFAELARLGADHLVLVAEHAATGRLAAAGAVLVERKFIRRCGTVGHVEDVVVDAAARGRGLGERVVRRLVEHARGRGCYKAILNCTPELKGFYAKIGFEEKNVQMGLYF